A single window of Dermacentor albipictus isolate Rhodes 1998 colony chromosome 1, USDA_Dalb.pri_finalv2, whole genome shotgun sequence DNA harbors:
- the Fitm gene encoding acyl-coenzyme A diphosphatase FITM2 codes for MAGNQRRNKVSGAMKWDAATAKQTSTGRKPLGEPMSVPQVLVMVGLHLCRRVVVVEPRVKVPLYLGVLLIGSVMCDFFPIPRTYLSRKDNVFNTYFVKVAWGWTLITVGLFVAVSSWVYCCGDRALVRRHLSRLAVGTAAWFLTTNFFVVFETYTGRCTVDKHGTREACFRAGQRWFGFDISGHAFLLIFCNLMIAEEARSFCGWERIGELLRNEKYDDDSPLKELPAEQLRLLHDAYPRLTPFVRLLFVALTCLSLLWDLMLVCTVLYFHSMAQKILGGVIGIVEWYMLYRVWYTMTWSPGLPGKGLFKYRDVQRKKTQGSRN; via the coding sequence ATGGCAGGCAATCAAAGGCGCAACAAAGTGTCGGGTGCTATGAAATGGGATGCAGCTACTGCGAAACAGACATCTACAGGCCGGAAACCTCTTGGAGAACCTATGTCTGTCCCACAGGTTCTTGTAATGGTAGGACTGCACCTGTGTCGTCGTGTGGTGGTGGTTGAACCGCGTGTTAAAGTGCCCCTGTACCTTGGTGTATTGCTGATCGGGTCCGTGATGTGCGACTTCTTCCCCATTCCGCGTACTTACCTGTCGCGCAAGGACAACGTGTTTAATACGTATTTCGTCAAGGTCGCCTGGGGATGGACACTCATCACGGTGGGACTGTTCGTAGCCGTCTCAAGTTGGGTATACTGTTGCGGTGATCGCGCGCTTGTCAGGCGGCATTTGAGTCGTCTCGCCGTCGGCACGGCTGCGTGGTTCTTGACGACGAATTTTTTTGTAGTGTTTGAAACGTACACGGGCCGCTGTACTGTTGACAAACATGGAACGAGGGAAGCATGCTTCAGGGCTGGCCAGCGTTGGTTTGGATTTGACATTTCGGGCCATGCGTTTCTGCTCATTTTCTGCAACCTAATGATTGCCGAAGAAGCACGAAGTTTCTGTGGCTGGGAGAGGATCGGAGAGTTGCTTAGAAATGAGAAGTACGATGATGACAGCCCTCTGAAGGAGCTGCCAGCCGAGCAGCTGCGCCTGCTGCATGACGCGTACCCACGGCTGACGCCATTTGTGCGCCTGCTGTTCGTGGCTTTGACCTGCCTTTCGCTTCTCTGGGATTTGATGCTTGTGTGCACAGTGCTATATTTTCACAGCATGGCCCAGAAAATACTTGGCGGCGTAATAGGCATTGTGGAGTGGTACATGCTGTATCGCGTCTGGTACACTATGACTTGGTCTCCGGGCCTTCCTGGAAAAGGACTTTTCAAGTATCGTGACGTCCAAAGGAAGAAAACGCAAGGGTCTCGGAACTGA